The following proteins are co-located in the Halarcobacter sp. genome:
- a CDS encoding ABC transporter permease: MKENILLAFSFARRDFNERYVGTGLGQFWYLISPLVMIFIYTVIFSDFMKMKLDIVDNSYAYSIYLVPGLLAWTAFSTIIMRLNTSFFEKSHLIKKINVPMYSFQLSIVITEAFLFLISILFALGFLIIVKQPITLTFFWLIPVMGLQVLFSFGIGVTLSLFTAFFKDLKEVVPIIVQLWFWMTPIIYLSSMIENKYPFLLKYNPFYYFVKIYQDIFLYSRAPSFETIGLLSLMTFLSVLIAGYLYKKMIGTIKDII, encoded by the coding sequence TTGAAAGAAAATATTTTATTAGCATTTAGTTTTGCTAGAAGAGATTTTAATGAAAGATATGTAGGTACTGGACTTGGTCAGTTTTGGTATCTTATTTCTCCTTTGGTAATGATATTTATTTATACAGTTATTTTTTCAGATTTTATGAAAATGAAATTAGATATAGTAGATAATAGTTATGCTTACAGTATATATCTTGTACCTGGATTGTTAGCATGGACTGCATTTAGTACTATTATTATGCGATTAAATACATCATTTTTTGAGAAATCACATCTTATTAAAAAAATTAATGTACCTATGTATAGTTTTCAATTAAGTATAGTGATTACTGAAGCTTTTTTATTTTTAATATCAATTTTATTTGCATTGGGTTTTTTAATTATTGTTAAACAACCAATTACTTTAACCTTTTTTTGGTTAATCCCAGTCATGGGATTGCAGGTGCTATTTTCATTTGGTATAGGTGTAACATTATCTTTATTTACAGCATTTTTTAAAGATTTAAAAGAGGTCGTCCCAATTATTGTACAACTGTGGTTTTGGATGACACCTATTATTTATCTTTCAAGTATGATAGAAAATAAATATCCTTTTCTTCTAAAATATAATCCATTTTATTATTTTGTTAAAATATATCAAGATATTTTTCTTTACTCTAGAGCACCTTCTTTTGAAACAATAGGACTATTATCTTTAATGACATTTCTTAGTGTTTTAATTGCAGGATATTTATATAAAAAGATGATTGGTACAATTAAGGATATTATTTAA
- a CDS encoding mannose-1-phosphate guanylyltransferase/mannose-6-phosphate isomerase → MTNMILCGGSGTRLWPISRTLMPKQFVKLFDEKSLFQLTINRNRDFCSKSFIVSNSEQYFLALDQIDQLENSFESEYLLEPVGRNTAPAIALACFALDCEEMVLITPSDHLIKNKAEYKNVVKKAESLAKEDYLVTFGITPTYPETGYGYIEANDFDVKAFHEKPDETTAEKYVNDGNYYWNSGMFCFKAGVFLDELKKYSPEIYEASLKAFKNANSSNMIRIKCDDMLAIPEDSIDYAVMEKSSKVKVVPSNIDWSDLGSFDSLYEELPKDQNGNTINQNFISIDSKNNLIYGKERKITAVDIEDLIIVDTGDALLISKKGSSQKVKKVVQEVRKNTELHNIHLTAHRPWGTYTVLEDTPGYKIKRIEVKPGKRLSLQKHFHRNEHWIVVSGTATVTVGEETKLVRPNESTYIKMGEVHRLSNEGVIPVVLIEAQVGEYTGEDDIIRLNDDFNRE, encoded by the coding sequence ATGACAAATATGATTTTATGTGGTGGAAGTGGAACTAGACTTTGGCCAATAAGTAGAACACTTATGCCAAAACAGTTTGTGAAATTGTTTGATGAAAAATCTTTATTTCAACTAACAATAAATCGAAATAGAGATTTTTGTTCAAAAAGTTTTATTGTATCAAATAGTGAACAGTATTTTTTGGCCTTAGACCAAATCGATCAATTAGAAAATTCTTTTGAATCTGAATATTTACTTGAGCCAGTTGGAAGAAATACTGCTCCAGCAATAGCATTAGCTTGTTTTGCTTTAGATTGTGAAGAAATGGTTCTTATAACTCCTTCAGATCATCTAATTAAAAATAAAGCTGAATACAAAAATGTTGTTAAAAAAGCGGAATCTTTAGCAAAAGAGGATTATCTTGTTACTTTTGGTATAACTCCAACTTATCCTGAAACAGGATATGGATATATAGAGGCTAATGACTTTGATGTAAAAGCATTTCATGAAAAGCCAGATGAAACTACCGCAGAAAAATATGTAAATGATGGAAACTATTATTGGAATAGTGGTATGTTTTGTTTTAAAGCAGGGGTTTTTTTAGATGAATTAAAAAAATATTCACCTGAAATTTATGAGGCTTCATTAAAAGCTTTTAAAAATGCAAATTCAAGTAATATGATAAGAATTAAATGTGATGATATGTTAGCTATTCCTGAAGATAGTATAGATTATGCTGTTATGGAAAAAAGTTCTAAGGTAAAAGTAGTTCCTTCTAATATTGATTGGTCTGACTTAGGAAGTTTTGATTCTTTGTATGAAGAATTACCAAAAGATCAAAATGGAAATACTATAAATCAAAACTTTATTAGTATTGATAGTAAAAATAATTTAATTTATGGAAAAGAAAGAAAAATAACTGCAGTTGATATTGAAGATCTAATCATAGTTGATACAGGAGATGCTTTACTTATAAGTAAAAAAGGTTCTTCTCAAAAAGTAAAAAAAGTAGTTCAAGAAGTTAGAAAAAATACTGAACTTCATAATATCCACTTAACTGCACACAGACCATGGGGAACATATACTGTTTTAGAAGATACTCCTGGATATAAAATAAAAAGAATCGAAGTAAAACCTGGAAAGAGACTTAGTTTACAAAAACACTTCCATAGAAACGAACACTGGATAGTTGTATCAGGGACTGCAACAGTAACAGTTGGAGAAGAAACTAAACTTGTAAGACCAAATGAATCAACATATATAAAAATGGGTGAAGTTCATAGGCTATCTAATGAAGGCGTGATTCCTGTTGTTTTAATAGAGGCTCAAGTTGGAGAGTATACTGGTGAAGATGATATTATTAGACTTAATGATGATTTTAATAGAGAATAA
- a CDS encoding phosphomannomutase/phosphoglucomutase — MAKSIFREYDIRGIYSVELNEQTVKKIGFYFAEEVKNKIFNAKYISVGFDARTHSPELANWLISGINQAGLEVLFMGLVPTPVNYFSNFTDFNGKTTSASIMITGSHNPPEYNGFKITIDKQPFFGDDIYALGEKVLNSNLEIDDNNISININAKEQYIDYLVNEFKNLNLVGKSFVFDCGNGAAGAVLGDILKALNIDSNIMYEKPDGTFPNHHPDPSEEETLIDIKKELKTEKYDLGFAYDGDADRIAVLSSKYGFKGDVLAIFFSRFIDNPTVIGEVKCSQIMYDIINNYGKAIMYKTGHSNLKVKIKETNASFAAEVSGHIFFNDRYFGYDDAIYSTLRALELVSNGFDFDTEYEKLPKIFATDEININTTEDKKFEIIDDLKEKLSNPPSNFPKIKKIIDVDGVRVVFENGWGLIRASNTTPKLVTRFEAKDKDTAIMYQEKLLELMKD, encoded by the coding sequence GTGGCAAAATCAATTTTCAGAGAATACGATATTAGAGGGATTTATTCAGTTGAATTAAATGAACAAACAGTAAAAAAAATAGGTTTTTACTTTGCAGAAGAAGTAAAAAATAAGATTTTTAATGCAAAATATATTTCCGTTGGTTTTGATGCAAGAACTCATTCCCCTGAACTTGCAAATTGGTTAATTAGTGGGATAAATCAAGCAGGTTTAGAAGTTTTATTTATGGGATTAGTCCCAACCCCAGTTAATTATTTTTCAAATTTTACAGATTTCAATGGGAAAACTACATCTGCTTCAATTATGATAACAGGAAGTCATAATCCTCCAGAATATAATGGATTCAAAATAACTATTGATAAACAACCTTTTTTTGGCGATGATATTTATGCTTTGGGTGAAAAAGTATTGAATAGTAATTTAGAAATTGATGACAACAATATTTCTATTAATATTAATGCAAAAGAACAATATATAGATTATTTAGTGAATGAATTTAAAAATTTAAATCTAGTAGGGAAATCTTTTGTTTTTGATTGCGGAAATGGAGCAGCAGGTGCTGTATTAGGTGATATTCTTAAAGCTTTAAATATTGATTCAAACATAATGTATGAAAAACCTGATGGAACTTTTCCAAATCATCATCCTGATCCAAGTGAAGAAGAAACTTTAATTGATATAAAAAAAGAGTTAAAAACAGAAAAGTATGATTTAGGTTTTGCTTATGATGGAGATGCTGATAGAATAGCAGTATTATCCTCAAAATATGGATTCAAAGGAGATGTTCTAGCAATATTTTTCTCAAGATTTATAGATAATCCAACAGTTATAGGTGAAGTAAAATGTTCTCAAATAATGTATGATATTATAAATAACTATGGAAAAGCTATTATGTATAAAACAGGACATAGTAACCTTAAAGTTAAAATTAAAGAAACAAATGCATCTTTTGCAGCTGAAGTAAGTGGGCATATATTTTTTAATGATAGATATTTTGGATATGATGATGCTATTTATTCAACACTCAGAGCATTAGAATTAGTCTCGAATGGTTTTGATTTTGATACAGAATATGAAAAGTTACCAAAAATATTTGCCACTGATGAAATCAACATAAATACAACAGAAGATAAAAAGTTTGAGATAATTGATGATTTGAAAGAAAAATTATCGAATCCACCTTCAAATTTTCCAAAAATAAAAAAAATAATTGATGTAGATGGTGTAAGAGTTGTTTTTGAAAATGGTTGGGGACTTATTAGAGCAAGTAATACAACACCTAAACTTGTTACTAGATTTGAAGCAAAAGATAAGGATACAGCAATTATGTATCAAGAAAAATTATTAGAATTGATGAAGGATTAA
- the cysQ gene encoding 3'(2'),5'-bisphosphate nucleotidase CysQ: protein MNLKNIDIEEIKEIAVKAGNAIMRIYKKDFEIEYKDDNSPLTEADLKANEIICTSLNKYYPQIPIMSEENKQVDYDIRKNWEFYFCIDPIDGTKEFIKRNGDFTVNIALIHKNKPVLGVVYAPAFNEIYWAKEGIGAFKNGKKLPFKKNNTPNEKLFVVTSKSHLSEETLRFIDSLETKEIKQLSRGSSLKLCMVAEGVADIYPRMSPTMEWDTAAADAIVRVSGKMTYQYNDNIINNKPIYYNKNNLLNPWFIVK from the coding sequence ATGAATTTAAAAAATATAGATATTGAAGAGATAAAAGAAATTGCTGTAAAAGCAGGTAATGCTATTATGAGAATTTATAAAAAAGATTTTGAAATAGAATATAAAGATGATAATTCTCCTTTAACAGAAGCTGACTTAAAAGCAAACGAGATTATATGTACTAGTCTTAATAAATATTATCCTCAAATCCCTATTATGTCAGAAGAAAATAAACAAGTAGATTATGATATAAGAAAAAATTGGGAATTTTATTTTTGTATAGATCCAATTGATGGGACAAAAGAGTTCATAAAAAGAAATGGTGATTTTACTGTTAATATAGCATTGATTCATAAAAATAAACCTGTATTAGGAGTTGTTTATGCTCCAGCCTTTAATGAAATATATTGGGCTAAAGAGGGCATAGGAGCATTTAAAAATGGGAAAAAATTACCATTTAAAAAAAATAATACTCCTAATGAAAAACTTTTTGTAGTAACTTCAAAATCACATCTTTCAGAAGAGACTCTAAGATTTATAGATAGCCTGGAAACTAAAGAAATAAAACAATTGTCAAGAGGAAGTTCTCTAAAACTTTGCATGGTAGCAGAAGGAGTTGCTGATATATATCCAAGAATGTCACCAACTATGGAATGGGATACAGCAGCAGCAGATGCAATAGTAAGAGTTTCGGGTAAAATGACATATCAATATAATGATAATATTATAAATAATAAGCCAATTTATTATAATAAAAATAATTTATTAAACCCATGGTTTATTGTAAAATAA